A genomic segment from uncultured Alistipes sp. encodes:
- a CDS encoding PspC domain-containing protein, giving the protein MKETVNVSIGSVVFTLDQDACQLLSSYFDDIRRRLPEDDAETMADIEARVAEIFRERVVSPMRVITIEVVRATMAQMGDPSDFGEIRRPGAESGAAQTGSDQAQNPPRKLYRSRTNRSIAGICGGLGEFFDADPTMIRLVMLLLILFGGLSIWVYIILWFVIPEEPARKFNPFRKKS; this is encoded by the coding sequence ATGAAAGAGACTGTAAACGTAAGCATCGGTTCGGTGGTGTTCACCCTCGACCAGGATGCCTGCCAACTTTTGAGCAGCTACTTCGACGACATCCGCCGGCGGCTCCCCGAAGACGATGCCGAAACGATGGCCGACATCGAAGCCCGCGTGGCGGAGATCTTCCGCGAACGGGTCGTATCCCCCATGCGCGTCATCACCATCGAGGTCGTCCGGGCCACCATGGCCCAGATGGGGGACCCCTCCGATTTCGGCGAGATCCGCCGCCCGGGAGCGGAGAGCGGCGCCGCGCAAACGGGAAGCGACCAGGCACAGAACCCGCCCCGAAAACTCTACCGGTCCCGGACCAACCGCTCGATCGCAGGAATCTGCGGAGGGCTGGGCGAATTCTTCGATGCGGACCCCACGATGATCCGGCTCGTGATGCTGCTGCTGATCCTCTTCGGCGGACTCTCCATCTGGGTCTACATCATCCTCTGGTTCGTCATCCCCGAAGAACCGGCCCGGAAATTCAACCCGTTCCGCAAAAAATCCTGA
- a CDS encoding PspC domain-containing protein: MTANNNRHLYRSREECIIAGVCGGLADYFGLDVSKLRVALLIMILLGGLSIWVYIILWLVVPQNPKG; the protein is encoded by the coding sequence ATGACTGCAAACAACAACCGACACCTCTACCGCTCCCGTGAAGAGTGCATCATCGCCGGAGTCTGCGGAGGCCTGGCCGACTACTTCGGACTCGATGTCTCGAAACTGCGCGTCGCCCTGCTCATCATGATCCTCCTCGGCGGACTCTCCATCTGGGTCTACATCATCCTCTGGCTGGTCGTGCCGCAGAACCCCAAAGGTTAA
- a CDS encoding RNA polymerase sigma factor — protein sequence MKESEFTAFVLPLRDRMFRYAQSLLLSSAEAEDVVHDLLMRLWSEHARREMPRKVEPFVMTAVRNRCCDLLRRRQADERRREAVAATGERSIAADAEGWEVRELVRRALSALPERQREVLHLKEIEGYPTREIAAMLGCDEAQVRVILSRGRMALRGILQKMRNDERTTRTD from the coding sequence ATGAAGGAATCCGAATTCACCGCTTTTGTCCTGCCGTTGCGCGACCGCATGTTCCGCTATGCGCAGAGCCTGCTGCTCTCGTCGGCCGAGGCGGAGGATGTGGTTCACGACCTGCTGATGCGCCTGTGGAGCGAACACGCGCGGCGGGAGATGCCCCGGAAGGTCGAGCCGTTCGTGATGACGGCCGTGCGCAACCGCTGTTGCGACCTGTTGCGCCGCCGTCAGGCGGACGAACGGCGCCGGGAGGCGGTTGCTGCGACGGGAGAACGCTCGATTGCGGCGGATGCCGAGGGGTGGGAGGTGCGCGAACTGGTGCGGCGGGCGCTGTCGGCCCTGCCGGAGCGGCAGCGGGAGGTGCTCCACCTGAAGGAGATCGAGGGGTACCCGACGCGGGAAATCGCCGCGATGCTCGGTTGCGACGAGGCGCAGGTGCGGGTGATCCTCTCCCGGGGACGGATGGCCCTTCGGGGTATTCTGCAAAAAATGAGAAACGATGAACGAACGACACGAACGGATTGA
- a CDS encoding GIN domain-containing protein, with protein sequence MKKFLLITIPFVMLAAACTLCSVCFASTLQGKRVIKGNSHIVTKEIPVPEFDAISVSRAIRVILTEQGDQIRIDANDNLMEWVVVQAEARELRITIDPEIKQVRNVKVTVTVPVGNRTLRLLKASSAAEIQGKEVEIKTSALRVKASSAAEIQTSVKAQSCDIDASSAATVKATVKAATCDIDASSAATVRAEVKAQSCTAGASSAADIVLKGGTILFEGSSSSAGKINAAELVSTRADVQASSGSDITVTCSEELRARASSGASVRYGGDCRVESTKSSGGSIRKK encoded by the coding sequence ATGAAAAAATTTCTGCTGATAACCATACCGTTCGTAATGCTGGCGGCCGCCTGCACCCTCTGCAGCGTCTGCTTCGCAAGCACCCTGCAGGGCAAGAGAGTAATCAAGGGCAACAGCCATATCGTCACGAAGGAGATCCCGGTCCCCGAATTCGATGCCATCAGCGTCTCGCGCGCCATCCGCGTCATCCTGACGGAGCAGGGAGACCAGATCCGCATCGACGCCAACGACAACCTGATGGAGTGGGTGGTCGTACAGGCCGAAGCCCGGGAACTCCGGATCACGATCGACCCCGAAATCAAGCAGGTCCGCAACGTGAAGGTGACCGTGACCGTTCCGGTCGGCAACCGTACGCTCCGGCTGCTCAAAGCATCGAGTGCCGCCGAGATTCAGGGCAAGGAGGTCGAGATCAAGACCTCGGCGCTGCGGGTCAAGGCCTCCAGCGCCGCAGAGATCCAGACGTCGGTCAAAGCCCAGTCGTGCGACATCGACGCTTCAAGCGCCGCGACGGTCAAGGCGACGGTCAAGGCCGCGACGTGCGACATCGACGCGTCGAGCGCCGCCACGGTCCGTGCCGAGGTCAAAGCGCAGTCGTGCACGGCCGGCGCATCGAGCGCCGCCGACATCGTACTCAAAGGGGGCACGATCCTGTTCGAAGGCAGCAGCAGTTCGGCCGGCAAGATCAACGCCGCAGAACTGGTCTCGACGCGTGCCGACGTCCAGGCTTCGAGCGGCTCCGACATCACGGTAACCTGCTCGGAGGAGCTCCGGGCCCGGGCTTCGAGCGGCGCATCGGTCCGCTACGGCGGCGACTGCCGCGTCGAGTCGACGAAATCCAGCG
- a CDS encoding PadR family transcriptional regulator — MAEDNVKAQMRKGILEYCILAILSRGDSYAPKIIAELKQAEMIVVEGTLYPILTRQKNAGLLTYRWEESPQGPPRKYYTLTEKGHEYLRTLDEAWDELVGQIRRIRHGNTEENN, encoded by the coding sequence ATGGCTGAAGACAACGTAAAGGCGCAAATGCGCAAAGGAATTCTGGAGTACTGCATCCTCGCCATCCTCTCCCGCGGGGATTCCTACGCTCCGAAGATCATCGCCGAACTCAAACAGGCCGAGATGATCGTCGTCGAGGGTACACTCTACCCGATCCTCACCCGGCAGAAAAACGCCGGTCTGCTCACCTACCGCTGGGAAGAGTCCCCCCAGGGCCCGCCCCGCAAATACTACACCCTCACGGAGAAGGGCCACGAATACCTCCGCACGCTCGACGAGGCGTGGGACGAACTCGTCGGACAGATCCGTCGCATCCGTCACGGAAATACCGAAGAAAACAACTGA